In Polaribacter sp. L3A8, a genomic segment contains:
- a CDS encoding Rab family GTPase: MKAKKVLLVGNFGVGKTSLIRRFVLNEFSEDYISTIGVRVSKKVVEYKNETIKLMIWDVAGTNGNEKIPKAYFLGSHAAMFVFDLSREETYVTIDENLNMIRELSGLQNITIVGNKKDLLSDKELENVIQKVSVDIDLITSAKEDENVADAFMKLTSETLK, from the coding sequence ATGAAAGCAAAAAAAGTACTACTAGTTGGTAATTTTGGTGTTGGTAAAACTTCATTAATTAGAAGGTTTGTTTTAAATGAGTTTTCTGAGGATTACATTAGTACTATTGGCGTAAGAGTAAGCAAAAAGGTAGTGGAGTATAAGAACGAAACTATTAAATTAATGATTTGGGATGTTGCAGGTACAAATGGTAATGAGAAAATACCGAAAGCCTATTTTTTAGGCTCTCATGCAGCAATGTTTGTGTTTGATCTTAGTAGAGAGGAAACTTATGTGACGATTGATGAAAACTTAAACATGATTAGGGAGTTGTCTGGTTTGCAGAATATAACTATTGTTGGTAATAAAAAAGATTTACTTTCTGATAAAGAATTAGAAAACGTAATACAGAAGGTTTCTGTAGACATAGATCTAATTACGAGTGCAAAAGAAGATGAAAATGTAGCCGATGCTTTTATGAAATTAACCAGTGAAACTTTAAAATAA
- a CDS encoding cell envelope biogenesis protein OmpA — MKKKTVDNNKDNRFELLRDLLLTEDREKFNSLSEEIILREKLSKRVAPLVDEKILDLRKNFSRDFGDTITETIKVQIRDSQDEVVEALYPIMGKMVKKFIVAEITKLSDRINKTIKEKFSIQEILKRFFKGKRNDAGIVLEEVFEFVIEEIFVIEKESGLLSGSYSRGSIADKDMISGMLTAIKSFAEDAFSKEGQDLENIKFETFQLSIKNFKTIYIAIATSGVLTEEHTEELSDNINNLTEIILRDRSYLSDEERLNQLIFNELIKE, encoded by the coding sequence ATGAAAAAAAAAACTGTAGATAACAATAAAGACAATCGTTTTGAGTTGCTCAGAGACCTTTTATTAACTGAAGATAGAGAAAAGTTTAATTCCCTTAGTGAAGAAATTATTCTAAGAGAAAAACTATCTAAAAGAGTTGCTCCACTTGTAGATGAGAAAATCTTAGATTTACGTAAAAACTTTTCAAGAGATTTTGGAGATACAATTACAGAAACTATAAAAGTTCAAATTAGAGACTCTCAAGACGAAGTTGTAGAAGCCTTATACCCAATTATGGGTAAAATGGTTAAGAAATTTATTGTTGCAGAAATTACAAAGTTATCCGATAGAATTAATAAAACGATAAAAGAAAAATTCTCTATTCAAGAAATTCTTAAAAGATTCTTTAAAGGAAAAAGAAACGATGCAGGTATTGTTTTAGAAGAAGTTTTTGAATTTGTTATCGAAGAAATTTTTGTGATTGAAAAAGAATCTGGTTTACTTTCTGGAAGCTATTCTAGAGGTAGTATTGCAGATAAAGACATGATTTCTGGTATGTTAACGGCTATTAAATCTTTTGCCGAAGATGCTTTTTCTAAAGAAGGCCAAGATTTAGAAAATATAAAGTTTGAAACTTTTCAGCTTTCTATTAAAAATTTTAAAACAATTTATATTGCCATTGCAACCTCGGGTGTTTTAACGGAAGAACATACAGAAGAACTATCTGATAATATAAATAATTTAACTGAAATTATTTTAAGAGATCGTTCTTATTTGTCTGATGAAGAACGCTTAAACCAATTAATATTTAACGAATTAATTAAAGAATAA
- a CDS encoding MBL fold metallo-hydrolase, producing MNFTKKQLNITFLGTGTSQGIPMIANNDPVCLSKNLKDKRLRSSVLISWDNVSYTVDCGLDFRQQMLRENVQSLNGVFFTHEHADHIGGLDDLRAFCYQIGEMPIYLNERTLHSLEKRFEYIFSTENRYPGAPSVLPKIVGSTSFYVDELKVTPIEVLHGNLPIKAYRFGDFGYLTDVKYVSEDEKLKLKNLDVLVVNALRIEEHSTHFNLQEALDFIAELKPKKAYLTHISHKLGFHDAVSKILPNNVFLAYDGLKITI from the coding sequence ATGAACTTTACCAAGAAACAACTAAATATTACCTTTTTAGGAACAGGTACTTCTCAAGGAATCCCTATGATTGCAAATAATGACCCTGTTTGTTTGTCTAAGAACCTAAAAGATAAGCGTTTGCGGTCTTCTGTTTTAATATCTTGGGACAATGTTTCTTACACTGTAGATTGTGGTTTAGATTTTAGACAGCAAATGTTAAGAGAGAATGTACAGTCTTTAAACGGGGTCTTTTTTACACATGAACATGCAGATCATATAGGAGGTTTAGATGATTTAAGAGCTTTTTGCTATCAAATAGGAGAGATGCCTATTTATTTAAATGAGAGAACATTACACAGTTTAGAAAAGCGGTTTGAATATATTTTTAGTACAGAAAACAGGTATCCAGGAGCGCCAAGTGTGTTGCCCAAAATTGTTGGTAGCACTAGTTTTTATGTTGATGAATTAAAAGTAACACCTATAGAAGTTTTACACGGAAATTTACCAATAAAAGCGTATAGATTTGGCGATTTCGGGTATTTAACAGATGTAAAATATGTTTCTGAGGATGAAAAATTAAAATTGAAAAATTTAGATGTTTTAGTAGTTAATGCGTTAAGAATAGAAGAACATTCAACTCATTTTAATTTGCAAGAAGCATTAGATTTTATAGCCGAATTAAAACCAAAAAAAGCATATTTAACGCATATAAGTCATAAGTTAGGCTTTCATGATGCTGTTTCTAAAATACTACCAAATAACGTTTTTTTGGCGTACGATGGCCTAAAAATAACCATTTAG
- a CDS encoding TonB-dependent receptor, which yields MAISLKGDQEISSVPTIKSKALRINLNRDIYGTFAEIGAGQETARNFFRSGAASGTIAKAMSAYDKDFSDAIYGIEEDKRYVTQPRLKKMLGHEIDLMEDRLSRQKHPDKLFFSYANTVTTIDFAKQFKGHGWVGIRFQLDPLEGYNEIVLHLRFKETDARLQQETLGILGVNLIYGAFYLNDNPKDLVKSFYDNLSSDHLEIDMINFSGPRFMYVDNRLMSLQLLKNGMTNAVMFGPDGNNLLPAQVLYKKNILALRGSFRPVTKVNMDMYEKSKKLFLSENKVEEIKTQVIFEITLSNLTAEGKINERDFLDRAELLCSLGQNVMITSFQQYFKLVEYFSEFTKERMGLTMGTQNLIQIFDEKYYRNLSGGILEAFGKLFNRDLKVYMYPYHDVATGEYIDSESLKVHPRMKELYKFFKNNGKLVNIDDFDKEILDIFSRTVLKMILNGEQGWEEMLPEGIADTIKQKRLFGYSRSRIKK from the coding sequence ATGGCAATTTCTTTAAAAGGAGACCAAGAAATTAGTAGTGTTCCTACTATAAAAAGCAAAGCGTTACGAATTAACCTAAATAGAGATATTTACGGAACCTTTGCGGAAATTGGGGCAGGGCAAGAAACTGCTCGTAACTTTTTTAGATCTGGAGCTGCTTCTGGAACCATAGCTAAAGCAATGAGTGCTTATGATAAAGATTTTTCTGATGCTATTTATGGCATAGAAGAAGATAAGCGTTATGTAACACAGCCTAGATTAAAAAAAATGTTAGGTCACGAAATCGATTTAATGGAAGATCGTTTAAGCCGACAAAAACATCCTGACAAATTATTTTTCAGTTATGCAAATACAGTTACTACCATAGATTTTGCAAAACAATTTAAAGGTCATGGTTGGGTAGGTATCCGTTTTCAGTTAGATCCACTAGAGGGTTATAATGAAATTGTTTTACACTTACGTTTTAAAGAAACGGATGCTCGTTTACAACAAGAAACCTTAGGTATTTTAGGTGTAAATTTAATTTACGGTGCTTTTTATTTAAATGACAATCCTAAAGACTTAGTAAAATCTTTTTACGATAATTTAAGTAGCGACCATTTAGAAATTGATATGATTAATTTCTCTGGACCGCGTTTTATGTATGTAGACAACAGATTAATGAGTTTACAGTTACTTAAAAATGGTATGACCAATGCTGTAATGTTTGGCCCAGACGGAAACAACTTATTACCTGCTCAGGTTTTATACAAAAAAAACATTTTAGCTTTACGTGGAAGTTTTAGACCTGTTACTAAGGTAAATATGGACATGTATGAAAAATCTAAAAAATTATTTTTATCAGAAAATAAAGTTGAAGAAATTAAAACACAAGTTATTTTTGAAATTACATTAAGTAACTTAACAGCTGAAGGTAAAATTAATGAAAGAGATTTCTTAGATAGAGCAGAATTATTGTGTTCTTTAGGACAAAATGTAATGATTACTAGTTTTCAACAATACTTTAAATTAGTAGAATATTTTAGTGAATTTACTAAAGAAAGAATGGGGTTAACGATGGGAACTCAAAACCTTATTCAAATTTTTGATGAAAAATATTATAGAAATTTAAGTGGAGGAATTTTAGAAGCTTTTGGAAAACTATTTAATAGAGACCTAAAGGTATATATGTATCCTTACCATGATGTAGCTACTGGAGAGTATATAGATAGTGAAAGCTTAAAGGTACACCCTAGAATGAAAGAACTTTATAAATTCTTTAAGAACAATGGTAAACTTGTAAATATTGATGATTTTGACAAAGAAATACTAGATATTTTTTCTCGTACGGTTTTAAAAATGATTTTAAACGGAGAACAAGGTTGGGAAGAAATGCTACCAGAAGGAATTGCAGATACTATTAAACAAAAAAGACTATTTGGCTACTCTAGATCTAGAATAAAAAAATAA
- a CDS encoding RNA polymerase sigma factor has translation MTDETLLIEQLKNVKTKEKAFRELITLYKERLYWHIRKIVISHDDADDVLQNTFIKVFKNIDKFNQESKLFSWMYRIATNESITFINKRAKNRNVDISDYQQELASTLASDDFFTGDEIQVILQKAVATLPQKQQLVFNMKYFDEIKYEEMSNILETSVGALKASYFHAVKKIELYIKKETN, from the coding sequence TTGACAGACGAAACTCTTTTAATAGAACAGTTAAAAAACGTTAAGACTAAAGAAAAAGCGTTTAGAGAACTCATTACGCTCTACAAAGAACGCTTGTATTGGCACATTCGTAAAATTGTGATTTCTCATGATGATGCAGATGATGTTTTGCAAAATACTTTTATTAAAGTTTTTAAAAACATCGATAAATTTAATCAAGAGAGTAAACTATTTTCTTGGATGTATAGAATTGCAACCAATGAATCCATTACTTTTATCAACAAAAGAGCAAAAAATAGAAATGTCGATATTTCTGATTATCAACAAGAATTAGCTTCTACGCTAGCGAGTGATGATTTTTTTACTGGTGACGAAATTCAGGTTATTTTACAAAAAGCAGTTGCTACTTTACCACAAAAACAACAACTTGTTTTTAACATGAAATATTTTGATGAAATAAAATATGAAGAAATGTCTAACATACTAGAAACCTCTGTAGGAGCATTAAAAGCCTCTTATTTTCATGCAGTTAAGAAAATTGAACTTTATATTAAAAAGGAAACCAATTAA
- a CDS encoding sensor of ECF-type sigma factor produces the protein MKKLITITCIALFCTLTLSAQERKDSREKIKALKVSYITEQLNLTPNEAEKFWPLYNAYSKEQYSLRYKLKSEIKGAIKDDKNAVSENEAERLILLKLATDKKFYEAQKDFISNIKKVISYKKIIQLQLAEMEFGRKLMRKYKHRREDSKN, from the coding sequence ATGAAAAAATTAATAACTATTACATGTATAGCCCTTTTTTGTACTCTTACTTTATCTGCACAAGAAAGAAAAGATAGTAGAGAAAAAATTAAGGCCCTTAAAGTTTCTTACATCACAGAACAATTAAACTTAACACCAAATGAAGCCGAAAAATTTTGGCCTCTTTACAATGCCTACTCTAAAGAGCAGTATTCTTTAAGATACAAACTTAAGTCGGAAATAAAAGGCGCTATTAAAGATGATAAAAATGCTGTTTCTGAAAACGAGGCGGAAAGGTTAATACTATTAAAATTAGCTACAGATAAGAAGTTTTATGAAGCTCAAAAAGATTTTATAAGCAACATTAAAAAAGTAATTTCTTATAAAAAAATAATTCAACTGCAATTAGCCGAAATGGAATTTGGCAGAAAATTAATGAGAAAATATAAGCATAGAAGAGAAGATTCTAAAAATTAA
- a CDS encoding CatA-like O-acetyltransferase: MNYLDIGNWNRKQHFQHFINLEDPYFGITANLDVTKIFNTSKKQKESLFAMYLHACLIALNKIENFRYRILKEDKIVIRDVLHASATIAREDNTFGFSFIKFSKDFKTFHQNFLEEKTRILNSTDLFPLVNSDECIYCSALPWVSFTGHKEPNSGQKNESIPKLAFGKIFKENSRFIMPVAISANHALVDGYHIGLFFEEYQRQLDKNT; this comes from the coding sequence ATGAATTATTTAGATATTGGAAACTGGAATAGAAAACAACATTTTCAACACTTTATTAATTTAGAAGATCCTTATTTTGGAATAACAGCAAATTTAGATGTTACTAAAATTTTTAATACATCTAAAAAACAAAAAGAATCTTTATTCGCTATGTATTTACACGCTTGTTTAATAGCGTTAAATAAGATAGAAAATTTTAGGTATAGAATTCTTAAAGAGGATAAAATTGTTATTCGCGATGTGTTACATGCATCGGCTACAATTGCAAGAGAAGATAATACTTTTGGTTTTTCATTTATAAAATTTTCTAAAGACTTTAAAACCTTCCATCAAAATTTTCTAGAAGAAAAAACACGAATTTTAAATTCCACAGACTTGTTTCCTCTTGTAAATTCAGATGAGTGTATCTACTGCTCTGCGTTACCTTGGGTTTCGTTTACAGGTCATAAAGAGCCCAATTCTGGACAAAAAAACGAAAGTATCCCAAAGTTAGCATTTGGTAAAATATTTAAAGAAAACTCAAGATTTATAATGCCTGTGGCTATTTCTGCAAACCATGCATTGGTAGACGGTTACCACATTGGTTTATTTTTTGAAGAATATCAAAGGCAATTAGATAAAAACACCTAA
- a CDS encoding HAD family hydrolase encodes MTKIGKNIKVIAFDADDTLWVNETYFRDAEHQFAKLLAKYETENKIDQELFKKEIKNLKLYGYGVKGFVLSMVECALELSNYQVKQKTIEAILEIGKEMIEKPIELLDGVEEVLQSLQGKYKLIVATKGDLLDQERKLEKSNLLKYFHHIEVMSDKKKKDYKKLISHLDVAPSEFLMIGNSLKSDVLPLIELGASAIHVPFHTTWMHEEVSDEEKLEVDYKTLANIRDIIDFL; translated from the coding sequence ATGACTAAAATAGGTAAAAACATAAAAGTAATTGCTTTTGATGCAGATGATACTTTATGGGTAAATGAAACTTATTTTAGAGATGCAGAGCATCAGTTTGCAAAACTACTAGCAAAGTACGAGACCGAAAATAAAATAGATCAAGAGCTTTTTAAGAAGGAAATTAAAAACTTAAAACTCTATGGTTACGGTGTTAAAGGCTTTGTTTTATCTATGGTAGAATGTGCTTTAGAATTGTCTAATTACCAAGTAAAACAAAAAACAATAGAAGCAATTTTAGAGATAGGTAAAGAAATGATAGAAAAACCTATAGAATTGTTAGATGGAGTAGAAGAGGTGCTACAGTCGTTACAAGGCAAGTATAAATTAATTGTTGCTACCAAAGGAGATTTGTTAGACCAAGAAAGAAAATTAGAAAAATCTAATTTGCTAAAATACTTTCATCATATAGAGGTAATGAGTGATAAAAAGAAGAAAGACTATAAGAAGTTAATCAGTCATTTAGATGTTGCTCCATCAGAATTTTTAATGATTGGTAATTCTTTAAAATCAGATGTTTTACCTTTAATAGAATTAGGGGCTTCTGCTATTCACGTTCCGTTTCATACCACTTGGATGCATGAAGAAGTGAGTGATGAAGAAAAATTAGAGGTTGACTATAAAACACTTGCTAACATTAGAGATATAATTGATTTTTTATGA
- the kdsB gene encoding 3-deoxy-manno-octulosonate cytidylyltransferase: MKIIAMIPARYSASRFPGKLMKDLGGKPVILRTYEAALHTNLFDDVYIVTDSDIIFKTIEKAGGKAIMSTKEHECGSDRIAEAVENIEADIVINVQGDEPFIDEVSLSKLIDVFKKDDKKEIDLASLKVQITNKEDIENPNNVKVITDVNNLAIYFSRSVIPYHRDKDVAVKYYKHKGVYAFRKQALIDFYNTPMTPLEAAEKIEAIRYQEIGKKIKMVETDVEAVGIDTPEDLEKAIQFLKA, from the coding sequence ATGAAAATAATTGCCATGATTCCTGCACGTTATAGTGCATCTCGTTTTCCAGGGAAATTAATGAAAGATTTAGGAGGTAAACCCGTTATTTTAAGAACGTATGAAGCAGCTTTGCATACCAACCTATTTGATGATGTTTATATTGTAACAGATTCTGATATTATTTTTAAAACCATAGAAAAAGCAGGTGGAAAAGCAATTATGAGTACCAAAGAACACGAATGTGGTTCTGATAGAATTGCCGAAGCGGTAGAAAATATAGAAGCAGATATTGTGATTAATGTTCAGGGAGATGAACCTTTTATTGATGAAGTTTCATTATCTAAATTAATTGATGTCTTTAAAAAAGACGATAAAAAAGAAATTGATTTAGCTTCGTTAAAAGTACAAATTACCAATAAAGAAGATATAGAAAACCCTAATAATGTTAAGGTAATTACCGATGTAAATAATTTAGCTATTTACTTTTCTAGAAGCGTAATTCCTTACCATAGAGATAAAGATGTAGCTGTAAAATACTATAAACATAAAGGAGTCTATGCGTTTAGAAAACAAGCATTAATAGATTTTTATAATACACCGATGACGCCTTTAGAAGCGGCAGAAAAAATAGAAGCCATTAGATATCAAGAAATTGGTAAGAAAATTAAAATGGTAGAAACAGATGTAGAAGCTGTTGGTATAGATACTCCAGAAGATTTAGAAAAAGCAATTCAATTTTTAAAGGCATAA
- a CDS encoding 6-pyruvoyl trahydropterin synthase family protein has product MPKVKVYRRAHFNAAHRLFNPAWSDAKNAEVFGKCSNPNYHGHNYEMIIALFGEVDPITGFVYDLGLLRELIKNEVEDPFDHKNLNIEVAEFKSLNPTAENISIVIYNKLRPHIPAHLEIEVTLYETRRNFVRYTGE; this is encoded by the coding sequence ATGCCTAAAGTAAAAGTTTATAGAAGAGCCCATTTTAATGCTGCACATAGGTTGTTTAATCCTGCTTGGTCTGATGCCAAAAATGCAGAAGTATTTGGCAAATGTAGCAACCCTAATTACCATGGTCATAATTACGAGATGATTATAGCTTTGTTTGGTGAGGTAGATCCTATAACTGGTTTTGTGTATGATTTAGGCTTGTTAAGAGAGTTGATTAAAAACGAAGTAGAAGATCCGTTTGATCATAAAAACTTAAATATTGAAGTAGCAGAATTTAAAAGTTTGAATCCTACGGCAGAAAATATTTCAATTGTTATTTACAATAAATTACGTCCTCATATACCAGCACATTTAGAAATAGAAGTAACTTTATACGAAACACGAAGAAATTTTGTGCGTTATACAGGAGAGTAA
- the idi gene encoding isopentenyl-diphosphate Delta-isomerase produces the protein MEEQVVLVDEKDNPIGLMPKMEAHEKALLHRAFSVFVFNKKGELMLQQRAASKYHSPLLWTNTCCSHQRDGETNLAAGKRRLEEEMGFVTEIKEVFSFIYKAPFDNGLTEHELDHVMIGYYNDAPKINKEEVEAYKWMTLIDVKKDMTENPQEYTEWFKIIFDKSFEKLTNA, from the coding sequence ATGGAAGAACAAGTAGTTTTAGTTGATGAAAAAGACAATCCGATAGGATTGATGCCAAAAATGGAAGCCCACGAAAAAGCCCTTTTACATAGAGCTTTTTCTGTATTTGTGTTTAATAAAAAAGGAGAGTTAATGTTGCAACAAAGAGCAGCAAGTAAATACCATTCGCCTTTATTATGGACAAACACTTGTTGTTCTCATCAAAGAGATGGGGAAACTAATTTAGCAGCAGGTAAAAGAAGATTAGAAGAAGAAATGGGGTTTGTTACCGAAATTAAGGAAGTTTTTTCGTTTATTTACAAAGCGCCTTTTGACAATGGTTTAACAGAACACGAATTAGACCATGTTATGATTGGGTATTATAATGATGCACCTAAAATTAACAAAGAAGAAGTAGAGGCTTATAAATGGATGACTTTAATTGATGTTAAAAAAGACATGACAGAGAATCCGCAAGAATATACAGAGTGGTTTAAAATTATTTTTGACAAATCTTTTGAAAAATTAACAAATGCCTAA
- a CDS encoding peptidylprolyl isomerase has product MKTLFKLFLVLAFITFYQCKDENKSVEKKTLTLKNKKVKKEVIKAWDSLNSNNTEAFLTEFGNQNSETKVLIKTDFGDIKIRLYDDVPIHRANFIFLTKIKYFNTTVFYRIAKNFVIQGGNSDEMYTQRERRKYGNYLLKPEFRKNRKHKYGALAAARQWDHNPNKLSSPFEFYIVQKKSGAHHLDNEHTVFGEVISGFSTMEKISKVAVGVDEWPIDDVKMTVEIID; this is encoded by the coding sequence ATGAAAACTTTATTTAAACTCTTTTTAGTGCTCGCTTTCATCACTTTTTATCAATGTAAAGACGAAAACAAATCTGTAGAAAAAAAGACCTTAACCTTAAAAAATAAGAAAGTTAAAAAAGAGGTTATTAAAGCTTGGGATAGTTTAAATAGTAATAATACAGAAGCTTTTTTAACCGAATTTGGCAATCAGAATTCAGAAACAAAAGTATTGATTAAGACAGATTTTGGTGATATAAAAATCCGCTTATATGATGATGTTCCTATCCACAGAGCTAATTTTATATTCTTAACCAAAATAAAATATTTTAATACGACTGTTTTTTATAGAATTGCTAAAAATTTTGTAATTCAAGGTGGTAATTCCGATGAAATGTACACGCAACGAGAACGTAGAAAATATGGAAATTATTTATTAAAACCCGAATTCAGAAAAAACAGAAAACATAAATACGGAGCATTGGCCGCTGCCAGACAGTGGGATCATAATCCTAATAAATTATCAAGTCCTTTTGAGTTTTATATTGTTCAGAAAAAAAGTGGCGCACATCATTTAGACAATGAGCACACTGTTTTTGGTGAAGTAATTTCTGGTTTTTCTACCATGGAAAAAATATCTAAAGTAGCTGTTGGTGTTGATGAATGGCCAATTGACGATGTAAAAATGACTGTAGAAATTATAGATTAG
- a CDS encoding peptide chain release factor 3, protein MTFLEEIARRRTFGIISHPDAGKTTLTEKLLLFGGAIQEAGAVKNNKIKKGATSDFMEIERQRGISVATSVLAFIYQDKKINILDTPGHKDFAEDTFRTLTAVDSVIVVIDVAKGVEPQTEKLVEVCRMRNIPMLVFINKLDREGKDAFDLLDEVEQKLGLTVTPMSFPIGMGYDFKGIYNIWEKKLNLFSGDNKTSISEGVEFDDLSNPELDTIVGKKAADTLREEIELISEVYPEFDRDEYLKGLLQPVFFGSALNNFGVKELLDAFIKIAPSPQPKKAEERLVDSKEKKMTGFVFKIHANMDPKHRDRLAFIKIVSGTFKRNAPYLHVRNGKKVKFSSPNAFFAEKKEIVDESFPGDIVGIHDTGNFKIGDTLTEGEELNFKGIPSFSPEHFRYVNNADPMKSKQLYKGLDQLMDEGVAQLFTLDMNGRKVIGTVGALQYEVIQYRLEHEYGAKCSYENLSVHKACWVEPEDIKNDEFKEFKRVKQRYLAKDKQGQLVFLADSEFTIQMTQSKYPTVKLHFTSEFKK, encoded by the coding sequence ATGACTTTTTTAGAAGAAATAGCACGTAGAAGAACCTTTGGTATTATATCGCATCCAGATGCTGGTAAAACCACATTAACAGAGAAATTGTTACTTTTTGGAGGGGCAATTCAAGAAGCAGGTGCTGTAAAAAATAATAAGATAAAAAAGGGAGCAACTTCCGATTTTATGGAGATTGAACGTCAGCGTGGTATCTCTGTAGCTACTTCTGTTTTAGCTTTCATCTATCAAGATAAAAAAATAAACATTTTAGACACACCTGGTCACAAAGATTTTGCAGAAGATACTTTTAGAACTTTAACAGCTGTAGATAGTGTTATTGTTGTAATTGATGTTGCAAAAGGTGTAGAACCACAAACTGAGAAATTAGTTGAAGTTTGTAGAATGAGAAATATTCCAATGTTGGTTTTTATCAACAAGTTGGATAGAGAAGGAAAAGATGCCTTTGATTTATTAGACGAAGTTGAACAAAAATTAGGCTTAACCGTTACACCAATGAGTTTTCCTATTGGAATGGGATACGACTTTAAAGGAATTTACAATATCTGGGAAAAGAAATTAAATCTTTTTTCTGGTGATAATAAAACTTCTATTTCTGAAGGTGTTGAGTTTGATGATTTATCAAACCCAGAATTAGACACTATAGTTGGTAAAAAAGCTGCTGATACTTTACGTGAAGAAATAGAATTAATTAGTGAAGTATATCCAGAATTTGACAGAGATGAATACTTAAAAGGCTTGCTACAACCTGTATTTTTTGGTTCTGCTTTAAATAACTTTGGAGTAAAAGAATTATTAGATGCATTTATTAAGATTGCTCCTTCTCCGCAACCTAAAAAAGCAGAAGAGCGTTTAGTAGATTCTAAAGAGAAAAAAATGACTGGTTTTGTGTTTAAAATCCATGCAAACATGGATCCTAAACATAGAGATAGACTGGCTTTTATTAAAATTGTATCGGGTACTTTTAAAAGAAATGCGCCTTATTTACATGTTAGAAACGGTAAAAAAGTAAAATTTTCTAGTCCGAATGCATTTTTTGCTGAAAAGAAAGAAATTGTAGACGAGTCATTTCCTGGAGATATTGTTGGTATTCATGATACCGGAAACTTTAAAATTGGAGATACTTTAACAGAAGGAGAAGAATTGAATTTTAAAGGAATTCCAAGTTTTTCTCCAGAGCATTTCCGTTATGTAAATAACGCAGACCCAATGAAATCTAAACAATTGTACAAAGGTTTAGACCAATTAATGGATGAAGGTGTTGCCCAATTATTTACGTTAGATATGAATGGTCGTAAGGTAATTGGTACTGTTGGTGCATTACAATACGAGGTTATTCAATATCGATTAGAGCATGAATATGGAGCAAAATGTTCTTACGAAAACTTAAGTGTTCATAAAGCTTGTTGGGTAGAACCAGAAGATATAAAGAACGATGAGTTTAAAGAATTTAAACGTGTTAAACAACGCTATTTAGCAAAAGACAAACAAGGTCAGTTAGTATTTTTAGCAGACTCTGAGTTTACAATACAAATGACTCAAAGTAAATATCCAACGGTGAAATTACATTTCACGAGTGAATTTAAAAAATAG